A section of the Tamandua tetradactyla isolate mTamTet1 chromosome 4, mTamTet1.pri, whole genome shotgun sequence genome encodes:
- the PIGC gene encoding phosphatidylinositol N-acetylglucosaminyltransferase subunit C isoform X2: MCDQPVTNIKEARWQKVLYERQPFPDNYVDRRFLEELRKNIYARKYQYWAVVFESSVVIQQLCSVCVFVVIWWYMDEGLLAPHWLFGTGLASSLIGYVLFDLIDGGEGRKKSGRTRWADLKSALVFITFTYGFSPVLKTLTESVSTDTIYAMSVFMLLGHLIFFDYGANAAIVSSTLSLNMAIFASVCLASRLPRSLHAFIMVTFAIQIFALWPMLQKKLKLFKENIHGPWDEAEIKEDLSRFLS, from the exons ATGTGTGACCAACCAGTAACTAACATCAAGGAGGCCAGGTGGCAGAAGGTCTTGTATGAGCGACAACCCTTCCCTGATAACTACGTGGATCGGCGGTTTCTGGAAGAGCTGCGGAAAAACATCTATGCTCGGAAATACCAATATTGGGCTGTGGTGTTTGAGTCCAGTGTGGTGATACAGCAGCTGTGCAGTGTCTGTGTTTTTGTAGTTATCTGGTGGTATATGGATGAGGGTCTTCTGGCCCCCCACTGGCTTTTTGGGACTGGCCTGGCTTCTTCACTGATTGGCTATGTTTTGTTTGATCTCATTGATGGAGGTGAAGGGCGGAAGAAGAGTGGGCGGACCCGGTGGGCTGACCTGAAGAGTGCCCTAGTCTTCATTACTTTTACTTATGGTTTTTCACCAGTGCTAAAGACCCTGACAGAATCTGTCAGCACTGACACTATCTATGCCATGTCAGTCTTCATGCTGTTAGGCCACCTCATCTTCTTTGACTATGGTGCCAATGCTGCCATTGTATCTAGCACATTGTCCTTGAACATGGCTATCTTTGCCTCTGTCTGCCTGGCCTCACGGCTGCCCCGGTCCTTGCACGCCTTCATCATGGTGACGTTTGCCATCCAGATTTTTGCCCTGTGGCCCATGTTGCAGAAGAAACTGAAG ctttttaaagaaaacattcatGGACCTTGGGATGAGgctgaaatcaaagaagacttgtCCAGGTTCCTCAGCTAA
- the PIGC gene encoding phosphatidylinositol N-acetylglucosaminyltransferase subunit C isoform X1: MCDQPVTNIKEARWQKVLYERQPFPDNYVDRRFLEELRKNIYARKYQYWAVVFESSVVIQQLCSVCVFVVIWWYMDEGLLAPHWLFGTGLASSLIGYVLFDLIDGGEGRKKSGRTRWADLKSALVFITFTYGFSPVLKTLTESVSTDTIYAMSVFMLLGHLIFFDYGANAAIVSSTLSLNMAIFASVCLASRLPRSLHAFIMVTFAIQIFALWPMLQKKLKARTPRSYVGVTLLFAFSALGGLLSISGVGAILFALLLVSISCLCPFYLIRLQLFKENIHGPWDEAEIKEDLSRFLS; the protein is encoded by the coding sequence ATGTGTGACCAACCAGTAACTAACATCAAGGAGGCCAGGTGGCAGAAGGTCTTGTATGAGCGACAACCCTTCCCTGATAACTACGTGGATCGGCGGTTTCTGGAAGAGCTGCGGAAAAACATCTATGCTCGGAAATACCAATATTGGGCTGTGGTGTTTGAGTCCAGTGTGGTGATACAGCAGCTGTGCAGTGTCTGTGTTTTTGTAGTTATCTGGTGGTATATGGATGAGGGTCTTCTGGCCCCCCACTGGCTTTTTGGGACTGGCCTGGCTTCTTCACTGATTGGCTATGTTTTGTTTGATCTCATTGATGGAGGTGAAGGGCGGAAGAAGAGTGGGCGGACCCGGTGGGCTGACCTGAAGAGTGCCCTAGTCTTCATTACTTTTACTTATGGTTTTTCACCAGTGCTAAAGACCCTGACAGAATCTGTCAGCACTGACACTATCTATGCCATGTCAGTCTTCATGCTGTTAGGCCACCTCATCTTCTTTGACTATGGTGCCAATGCTGCCATTGTATCTAGCACATTGTCCTTGAACATGGCTATCTTTGCCTCTGTCTGCCTGGCCTCACGGCTGCCCCGGTCCTTGCACGCCTTCATCATGGTGACGTTTGCCATCCAGATTTTTGCCCTGTGGCCCATGTTGCAGAAGAAACTGAAGGCACGTACTCCCCGCAGCTATGTGGGGGTCACACTTCTTTTTGCATTTTCAGCCTTGGGAGGCCTGTTGTCTATTAGTGGTGTGGGAGCCATACTCTTTGCCCTTCTGCTAGTTTCCATCTCATGTCTCTGCCCTTTCTACCTCATTCGCCTGcagctttttaaagaaaacattcatGGACCTTGGGATGAGgctgaaatcaaagaagacttgtCCAGGTTCCTCAGCTAA